From the genome of Acidimicrobiales bacterium, one region includes:
- a CDS encoding FAD-dependent oxidoreductase — protein sequence MANVIVIGGGVAGLGSALALNRAGHHVTVLERDPLPATADAEEAFEAPRRGAPQVHQTHGFLARIMVILRDRYPDVLGKLMDAGAFAMPGVANFDDEPQPGDEDLKVLIVRRTTFEWVLRMAVVDEPNVEVRTGVAVSGLIAGPVGVDGVPTVVGVTLEDGTEVRGDLVVCAGGRRSDVPGLLKPLGVEVPEKIVESGLMYVSRWYSWPGGLDLKEAKLGGDLGFVKFLGIPGDAGTMSVTLAVRTDDHELRHALSNEDNFDRACELLPGPNLFFENGRPEPRTEVKVMGGLLNRLRTFTDDVGEPTVLGFHAVGDAHTCTNPLYGRGCSLAMVQATLLADSLTEHEGDARAVAAAYEAACRREVEPWYELSVQMDIAGADPKGWALGGKSDPNEMNPMRALFLAAQTDPVIGRAFARFFNLLALPQEFMADPEIMRRVGDVMMHPENYPAPPAIEGPSRRELLAELQRNEESVNA from the coding sequence GTGGCGAACGTCATCGTGATCGGGGGAGGCGTCGCGGGGCTGGGTTCCGCGCTGGCGCTCAACCGCGCCGGCCACCACGTCACGGTCCTCGAACGCGACCCGCTGCCGGCCACGGCCGACGCCGAAGAGGCCTTCGAAGCGCCTCGTCGCGGCGCGCCCCAGGTCCACCAAACGCACGGCTTCCTCGCCCGCATCATGGTCATCCTGCGCGACCGCTACCCCGACGTCCTCGGCAAGCTCATGGACGCCGGAGCGTTCGCCATGCCGGGCGTCGCCAACTTCGACGACGAACCGCAGCCGGGTGACGAAGACCTCAAGGTCCTGATCGTGCGGCGCACCACTTTCGAGTGGGTGCTGCGTATGGCGGTGGTGGACGAGCCGAACGTCGAAGTGCGCACGGGCGTCGCCGTCTCCGGTCTCATCGCCGGCCCCGTGGGCGTGGACGGCGTGCCCACCGTCGTCGGTGTGACGCTCGAAGACGGCACCGAGGTGCGCGGCGACCTCGTGGTGTGCGCCGGCGGGCGTCGCTCTGACGTGCCCGGTCTCCTCAAGCCGCTCGGCGTCGAGGTCCCGGAGAAGATCGTCGAGAGCGGCCTTATGTACGTGTCGCGCTGGTACTCGTGGCCGGGCGGACTCGACTTGAAGGAAGCGAAGCTCGGCGGCGACCTCGGGTTCGTGAAGTTCCTCGGCATCCCGGGCGACGCCGGCACGATGTCGGTCACCCTGGCGGTGCGCACCGACGATCACGAGCTGCGCCACGCGCTGTCGAACGAGGACAACTTCGACCGCGCCTGCGAGCTCTTGCCCGGGCCGAACCTGTTCTTCGAAAACGGCCGTCCCGAACCGCGCACCGAGGTGAAGGTGATGGGCGGCTTGCTCAACCGGCTGCGCACCTTCACCGACGATGTGGGCGAGCCGACGGTCCTCGGCTTCCACGCGGTCGGCGACGCCCACACGTGCACCAACCCGCTGTACGGCCGCGGCTGCTCGCTGGCGATGGTGCAAGCGACGTTGCTCGCCGACAGTCTCACCGAGCACGAGGGCGACGCCCGTGCCGTCGCCGCCGCCTACGAGGCAGCCTGCCGGCGTGAGGTCGAGCCTTGGTACGAGCTGTCGGTCCAGATGGACATCGCCGGCGCCGACCCGAAAGGTTGGGCGCTCGGCGGCAAGAGCGATCCCAACGAGATGAATCCGATGCGGGCGCTGTTTCTGGCGGCGCAAACCGACCCGGTCATCGGACGGGCCTTCGCCCGCTTCTTCAACCTGCTGGCGCTGCCGCAGGAGTTCATGGCCGACCCCGAGATCATGCGCCGCGTCGGCGACGTGATGATGCACCCCGAGAACTATCCCGCCCCGCCGGCGATCGAAGGCCCGTCGCGCCGCGAACTGCTGGCCGAACTACAACGCAACGAGGAGTCTGTCAATGCCTGA
- a CDS encoding amidohydrolase family protein: protein MPYIASDRLVHDADAHVVETPDFFRNYADADIRDRIPDAYAMNVAPGEADMIEQFRQRHADPEFRARDEAEIMLRKNWKATGSFIPEDRPAALDMIGVASQLVFNTFANGQLEKAERADDLDYAYGLARAHNRGMLDFCSVDKRLLPVCYVPLADFDRAAAMAGEAIDAGAAALMIASSCPNTHSPSHIALDPVWAQAQEAGVPIVFHVGGGGTLLNPAYFENGLPPVPDFHGGDGNFRSVSYMAIQYPVMQTISTLVIDGVFDRFPTLQWGVIEQGGSWLPGLMRALDSSATAFIKNEERLQKLSLKPSEFLRRQLKVTPYPHEDAGWIAEQSGPEMTMFSSDYPHVEGGRNPIGRFDTSLENCSEDLKQRFYCDNFLEMMGPTLKRLGVPSAA, encoded by the coding sequence ATGCCGTACATCGCTTCGGACCGGTTGGTGCACGACGCCGATGCCCATGTGGTCGAGACGCCCGACTTCTTCCGCAACTACGCCGACGCCGACATTCGGGACCGCATTCCCGACGCGTACGCCATGAACGTGGCGCCGGGCGAGGCCGACATGATCGAGCAGTTCCGGCAGCGCCACGCCGACCCCGAGTTCCGGGCGCGCGACGAAGCCGAAATCATGCTGCGCAAGAACTGGAAGGCGACGGGCAGCTTCATTCCCGAAGACCGTCCGGCGGCGCTCGACATGATCGGCGTGGCGTCGCAGCTCGTGTTCAACACCTTCGCCAACGGTCAGCTCGAAAAGGCCGAACGGGCCGACGACCTCGACTACGCCTACGGCCTCGCCCGTGCGCATAACCGCGGCATGCTCGACTTCTGCTCGGTCGACAAGCGGCTGCTGCCGGTCTGTTACGTCCCGCTCGCCGACTTCGACCGCGCCGCCGCCATGGCGGGCGAGGCGATCGACGCCGGCGCCGCCGCGCTGATGATCGCGTCGTCGTGCCCCAACACGCACAGCCCGTCACACATCGCGCTCGACCCCGTGTGGGCGCAGGCGCAGGAGGCGGGCGTGCCGATCGTGTTCCACGTCGGCGGCGGCGGCACGCTGCTCAACCCCGCCTACTTCGAAAACGGCCTGCCGCCGGTGCCCGACTTCCACGGCGGCGACGGCAACTTCCGCAGCGTCAGCTACATGGCGATCCAGTACCCGGTGATGCAGACGATCTCGACGCTCGTGATCGACGGCGTGTTCGACCGCTTCCCGACACTCCAGTGGGGCGTGATCGAACAAGGCGGTTCGTGGCTACCGGGGCTCATGCGCGCCCTCGATTCGAGTGCAACGGCGTTCATCAAGAACGAGGAGCGGTTGCAGAAGCTGTCGCTCAAGCCGAGCGAGTTCCTGCGCCGCCAGTTGAAGGTCACGCCCTACCCGCACGAGGACGCCGGCTGGATTGCCGAACAGTCGGGCCCGGAGATGACGATGTTCTCCTCGGACTACCCGCACGTCGAAGGCGGGCGCAATCCGATCGGCCGCTTCGACACCTCGCTCGAGAACTGCAGCGAAGACCTCAAGCAGCGCTTCTACTGCGACAACTTCCTCGAGATGATGGGTCCGACGCTCAAGCGCCTCGGCGTTCCCTCTGCTGCATAA
- a CDS encoding LLM class flavin-dependent oxidoreductase has protein sequence MPQDRPLRFGAFFAPFHPVGQSPTLAYEYDLDRAEWLDKFGYDEVWFGEHHSGGYELIGSPEIFIAAAAQRTKNIKLGTGVTSLPYHHPWLVADRWVQLDHMTRGRCIFGTGPGALPTDAYQMGIDPVDQRRMMEESLEAIYALFNSEEPVTRETDWFVMKDCRLQVRPYTYPHPEIAVAAMVTPSGPRLAGHHNASLLSLSMQVADGFAAVGKAWEVVTEQADKMGHTPDRSSWRILGTMHIAETREQAIDDCLYGLRQFANYFGGGAGFVPLAEKVDGDTSERDFVEAYAASPSCVIGTPDDAIEYIEGLIEQSGGFGTFLMLGHDWASPERTQNCYRLFAEKVMPHFQGQLGAPRTSHDWATNKRNELFGRAGQAMMNAIQSHVQEKEEEKAAPPQASNGKATNGKAKKAPAKKKVAK, from the coding sequence ATGCCTCAGGATCGACCCCTTCGCTTCGGTGCCTTCTTCGCACCGTTTCATCCCGTCGGCCAGAGCCCGACGCTCGCCTACGAGTACGACCTCGATCGCGCCGAGTGGCTCGACAAGTTCGGCTACGACGAGGTGTGGTTCGGTGAACATCACTCGGGTGGCTACGAGCTCATCGGCTCGCCCGAGATCTTCATCGCCGCCGCGGCGCAGCGCACCAAGAACATCAAGCTCGGCACCGGCGTGACGTCGCTGCCGTACCACCACCCGTGGCTCGTCGCCGACCGCTGGGTGCAGCTCGACCACATGACGCGCGGTCGGTGCATCTTCGGTACCGGCCCCGGCGCCCTGCCGACCGACGCCTACCAAATGGGCATCGACCCCGTCGACCAGCGCCGCATGATGGAGGAGTCGCTCGAGGCGATCTACGCGCTGTTCAACAGTGAAGAACCGGTGACGCGCGAGACCGACTGGTTCGTCATGAAGGACTGCCGCCTCCAGGTGCGGCCCTACACGTATCCGCACCCCGAGATCGCGGTGGCGGCCATGGTGACGCCGTCGGGTCCGCGACTGGCCGGTCACCACAACGCGTCGCTGCTGTCGTTGTCGATGCAGGTGGCCGACGGCTTCGCCGCGGTGGGCAAGGCGTGGGAAGTCGTGACGGAGCAGGCCGACAAGATGGGCCACACGCCCGACCGGTCGTCGTGGCGCATCCTCGGCACGATGCACATCGCGGAGACGCGGGAGCAGGCCATCGACGACTGCCTCTACGGCCTGCGGCAGTTCGCCAACTACTTCGGCGGGGGCGCCGGCTTCGTGCCCCTCGCCGAGAAGGTCGACGGCGACACGTCCGAGCGCGACTTCGTCGAGGCGTATGCCGCCTCGCCGAGTTGCGTGATCGGCACGCCCGACGACGCCATCGAGTACATCGAGGGTCTCATCGAGCAGTCGGGCGGCTTCGGCACGTTCCTCATGCTCGGCCACGACTGGGCGTCGCCCGAACGCACCCAGAACTGCTACCGCCTCTTCGCCGAGAAGGTCATGCCCCACTTCCAGGGCCAGCTCGGCGCGCCGCGCACGTCGCACGACTGGGCCACCAACAAGCGCAACGAACTGTTCGGCCGCGCCGGCCAGGCGATGATGAACGCCATCCAGAGCCACGTGCAGGAGAAGGAAGAAGAGAAGGCGGCGCCGCCGCAGGCGAGCAACGGCAAGGCGACGAACGGCAAAGCCAAGAAGGCGCCGGCGAAGAAGAAGGTCGCCAAGTAA
- the soxR gene encoding redox-sensitive transcriptional activator SoxR, with amino-acid sequence MDLSIGEVADRAGIATSALRFYEQEGLIHADRSDGGQRRYHRDVLRLIAFIRAAQRVGLTLDDIRGALATLPEGKVPTAADWSRLSKSWRPLLDRRIEEMQRLRDRLDSCIGCGCLSLKTCALSNPNDVAAADGPGARWLIVGDD; translated from the coding sequence ATGGATTTGTCGATTGGGGAAGTCGCCGACCGAGCCGGCATCGCCACCTCGGCGCTGCGCTTCTACGAGCAGGAAGGCCTCATCCACGCCGACCGCAGCGACGGTGGCCAGCGCCGCTACCACCGCGACGTGCTGCGACTGATCGCGTTCATTCGCGCCGCGCAGCGCGTCGGCCTCACCCTCGACGACATCCGCGGCGCGCTCGCCACGCTGCCCGAAGGCAAGGTGCCCACCGCGGCGGACTGGTCGCGCCTGTCCAAGAGTTGGCGGCCGCTGCTCGACCGCCGCATCGAAGAGATGCAGCGCCTGCGCGACCGCCTCGACAGCTGCATCGGCTGCGGGTGCCTCTCGCTCAAGACGTGCGCGCTCTCCAACCCGAACGACGTTGCGGCAGCCGACGGTCCCGGCGCCCGCTGGCTAATCGTCGGCGACGACTGA
- a CDS encoding alpha/beta hydrolase, whose product MTRISDDPRIDPRIKAVMGAFPTMEPQADVADRQQLLDAASTDQARQTRAMLSAFMDACDTEDLAPSAGLTITEHKLVSDPDGNKINLRFIRPEGADPKPCVYYIHGGGMAALSCYDGNYRAWGKIIAANGVAVAMVDFRNSVSPSSVDEVAPYPAGLNDCVSGLRWVVANAADLGIDPARIVVAGESGGGNLTLATGLRLLRDGDAGVVKGLYALCPYIAGAWPLPQNPSSTENNGILLDLHNNHGAMGYGIEAFEARDPLAWPGFATAEVVRGLPPTVISVNECDPLRDEGINFYRLLLGAGVNARCRQVMGTVHGTEILPMLCPDISRETAASIAQFARD is encoded by the coding sequence GTGACCCGCATCAGTGACGATCCGCGTATCGATCCCCGCATCAAAGCAGTGATGGGCGCGTTCCCGACGATGGAACCCCAAGCCGACGTGGCCGACCGCCAGCAACTGCTCGACGCCGCCAGCACCGATCAGGCGCGCCAGACGCGGGCGATGCTCAGCGCCTTCATGGACGCGTGCGACACCGAAGACCTGGCGCCGTCGGCCGGCCTCACCATCACCGAGCACAAGCTCGTGTCTGACCCCGACGGCAACAAGATCAACCTGCGGTTCATCCGACCCGAGGGCGCCGACCCCAAGCCGTGTGTCTATTACATCCACGGCGGCGGCATGGCGGCGCTGTCGTGTTACGACGGCAACTACCGGGCGTGGGGCAAGATCATCGCGGCCAACGGCGTGGCCGTGGCCATGGTCGACTTCCGCAACTCGGTGTCGCCGTCGTCGGTCGACGAAGTGGCGCCCTACCCCGCTGGCCTGAACGACTGCGTGTCCGGGCTCCGGTGGGTCGTGGCCAACGCCGCCGATCTCGGCATCGACCCGGCGCGCATCGTCGTCGCCGGCGAGAGCGGCGGGGGCAACCTCACGCTGGCGACGGGTCTGCGGCTGTTGCGCGACGGCGACGCCGGCGTCGTCAAAGGCCTGTACGCCCTGTGTCCCTATATCGCCGGCGCATGGCCGCTGCCGCAGAACCCGTCGTCGACGGAGAACAACGGGATCCTGCTCGACCTGCACAACAACCACGGTGCGATGGGGTATGGCATCGAGGCATTCGAGGCGCGCGACCCGCTGGCGTGGCCCGGCTTCGCCACGGCGGAGGTCGTGCGCGGCCTCCCGCCGACCGTCATCAGCGTGAACGAGTGTGACCCGCTGCGCGACGAGGGCATCAACTTCTACCGGCTGCTGCTCGGCGCTGGGGTCAACGCCCGTTGCCGCCAGGTGATGGGCACCGTGCACGGCACCGAAATCCTGCCGATGCTGTGCCCCGACATCAGCCGCGAGACCGCAGCGTCGATCGCGCAGTTCGCCCGCGACTAG
- a CDS encoding DMT family transporter, producing MENKARLGAIAGALAGLGYAFTVICGRNLAKAHLNVATVLSIRFAVSGAVLVAVCLIRRIPPRPVRGEWLGIFLLGAVGYMVESSFFFAAIARGSTAAVSLLFYVYPAMVTVIEAVRGRRFPSKVVLGALGLSITGSALVAGAGGHVDIQRMGVVFALCSATTFASYVTVGARLTEKSDPMATGAWVALGASASFTVRAVVGPGYAATAGHWPILLGNGVANALAFGMMFAALALLGPARASVVLTLEAVFTVILSFVILHEPLAGIQLVGAVAVLLAAVTVARSSGSEIVEEEAAVP from the coding sequence GTGGAGAACAAAGCGCGCCTCGGTGCGATTGCCGGCGCGCTGGCGGGACTCGGGTACGCCTTCACCGTCATCTGCGGGCGCAACCTGGCCAAGGCGCACCTCAACGTGGCCACGGTGCTGAGCATCCGCTTCGCCGTGAGCGGTGCCGTGCTCGTCGCCGTGTGTTTGATCCGCCGCATCCCGCCGCGCCCGGTGCGCGGTGAATGGCTCGGCATCTTCCTGTTGGGCGCTGTCGGCTACATGGTCGAGTCGTCGTTCTTCTTCGCGGCGATCGCGCGCGGATCGACGGCGGCGGTGTCGCTGTTGTTCTACGTCTATCCGGCGATGGTGACGGTGATCGAAGCGGTGCGGGGACGGCGCTTCCCGTCGAAGGTCGTGCTGGGCGCGCTGGGCCTGTCGATTACCGGCTCCGCGCTGGTGGCGGGCGCCGGCGGACACGTCGACATCCAGCGCATGGGCGTCGTGTTCGCGCTCTGCAGCGCCACGACGTTCGCGTCCTACGTGACGGTGGGCGCGCGGCTCACCGAAAAGTCCGACCCGATGGCGACGGGCGCGTGGGTGGCGCTGGGCGCGAGCGCGTCGTTCACCGTGCGCGCCGTCGTCGGCCCCGGTTACGCGGCGACGGCGGGCCACTGGCCGATCCTGCTCGGCAACGGCGTGGCGAACGCGCTGGCCTTCGGGATGATGTTCGCCGCGCTGGCGTTGCTGGGCCCGGCGCGGGCGTCGGTCGTGCTGACGCTCGAAGCGGTGTTCACGGTGATCCTGAGCTTCGTGATCCTCCACGAGCCGCTCGCGGGGATACAACTCGTCGGCGCCGTCGCCGTGCTCCTCGCGGCGGTAACCGTCGCCCGCTCCAGCGGCAGCGAGATCGTGGAGGAAGAAGCCGCCGTTCCCTAG
- a CDS encoding zinc-binding dehydrogenase codes for MRAAALKSGTIYVNDHAPDPVPQTGDVLVEVCACGICGSDLHFAKHGASMMALGKEMKGMGPMAELGSPTVDLDQDVWMGHEFSARVLEAGPDTQTFKEGTIVTSIPILLGGPTMIRPIVYSNEVMGGYAERMILSAPMLIEVPNGLDPKLAALTEPMAVGMHGVNRSGIKPGEGALVLGCGPVGLAIIAGLKVKGIETIIAADFSPKRREMAVTMGATEAVDPNVETSWDAWNRAGGGKQLHVFEAIGVPGILNNILQWAPPRTKVTVVGVCMEPDTVMPFFAITKEIDMQFCLGYDPMEFAGSLRSIAEGEIDVKPMITREVGLDGVAGAFASLGDPEQDCKILVVPNP; via the coding sequence ATGCGCGCCGCGGCACTGAAGTCCGGGACGATCTACGTCAACGACCACGCGCCCGATCCCGTTCCCCAGACCGGCGACGTGCTCGTCGAGGTCTGCGCCTGTGGCATCTGCGGCTCAGACCTGCACTTCGCCAAGCACGGCGCGTCGATGATGGCGCTGGGCAAGGAGATGAAGGGCATGGGCCCGATGGCCGAGCTCGGCAGCCCGACGGTCGACCTCGACCAGGACGTGTGGATGGGCCACGAGTTCTCGGCACGCGTGCTCGAGGCGGGCCCCGACACGCAGACGTTCAAGGAAGGCACCATCGTCACGTCGATTCCGATCCTCTTGGGCGGCCCGACGATGATCCGTCCGATCGTCTACTCGAACGAAGTCATGGGCGGGTACGCCGAGCGCATGATCCTGTCCGCCCCGATGCTGATCGAGGTGCCCAACGGCCTCGACCCGAAGCTCGCGGCGCTGACCGAGCCGATGGCCGTCGGCATGCACGGCGTCAATCGATCCGGCATCAAGCCGGGCGAAGGCGCGCTGGTGTTGGGCTGCGGTCCCGTCGGCCTGGCGATCATCGCCGGTCTCAAGGTGAAGGGGATCGAGACGATCATCGCGGCTGACTTCTCGCCGAAGCGCCGCGAGATGGCGGTGACCATGGGGGCGACCGAAGCCGTCGACCCGAACGTCGAGACGTCGTGGGACGCGTGGAATCGCGCCGGCGGCGGCAAGCAGCTGCACGTGTTCGAGGCGATCGGTGTGCCCGGCATCCTCAACAACATCCTGCAGTGGGCGCCGCCGCGCACGAAGGTGACCGTCGTCGGGGTGTGCATGGAGCCCGACACGGTGATGCCGTTCTTCGCCATCACCAAGGAAATCGACATGCAGTTCTGCCTCGGCTACGACCCGATGGAGTTCGCCGGTTCACTCCGCTCGATCGCCGAGGGCGAGATCGACGTGAAGCCGATGATCACCCGCGAGGTCGGCCTCGACGGCGTCGCTGGCGCCTTCGCGTCGCTCGGCGACCCCGAGCAGGACTGCAAGATCCTGGTGGTGCCCAACCCGTAG
- a CDS encoding alpha/beta hydrolase — protein sequence MPEVPVTEHIIDTNGVHLRVLDAGEGPAVLLAHGFPELAYSWRHQIEPLAQAGYRVIVPDQRGYGGSSIPSEITDYDIVHLTDDLAGVLDALGEKDAVIVGHDWGSFVASHFAQLRPEHTRALVNMSVPHMPRGPLSVVAGLKMAIPEDQFFYILYFQDVGPADEELARDPRRTMTRLLLGTKMTAESSGALLDPEFNKKDGRGFVDRMPEPPAELPDWITQAEIDVYVDTFAKTGFTGGINWYRNFHRNWELTPQLDGVKVEVPSFFIAGAQDPVIAMGGPTIGHHALSDHRGDVLIDDAGHWVQQEKPAETNAALISFLNDVHGK from the coding sequence ATGCCTGAAGTGCCCGTCACCGAGCACATCATCGACACCAACGGCGTGCACCTGCGCGTGCTCGACGCCGGCGAGGGCCCCGCCGTCCTGCTGGCCCACGGCTTTCCCGAGTTGGCCTACTCGTGGCGTCATCAGATCGAGCCGCTGGCGCAGGCGGGCTACCGCGTGATCGTGCCCGACCAGCGCGGCTACGGCGGCTCGTCGATCCCGAGCGAGATCACCGATTACGACATCGTGCATCTCACCGACGATCTCGCCGGCGTCCTCGACGCGTTGGGCGAGAAGGACGCGGTCATCGTCGGTCATGACTGGGGTTCGTTCGTCGCCTCGCACTTCGCCCAGCTGCGCCCCGAGCACACGCGGGCGCTGGTCAACATGTCGGTGCCGCACATGCCGCGCGGTCCGCTGTCGGTGGTCGCCGGTTTGAAGATGGCGATTCCGGAGGACCAGTTCTTCTACATCCTGTACTTCCAGGATGTCGGTCCCGCCGACGAAGAGCTGGCGCGCGACCCGCGCCGCACGATGACGCGACTCCTGCTCGGCACGAAGATGACGGCCGAGTCGTCGGGCGCACTGCTCGACCCCGAGTTCAACAAAAAGGACGGGCGCGGCTTCGTCGACCGCATGCCCGAGCCGCCGGCCGAGTTGCCCGACTGGATCACGCAGGCCGAGATCGACGTCTACGTCGACACGTTCGCCAAGACCGGCTTCACCGGCGGCATCAACTGGTACCGCAACTTCCACCGCAACTGGGAGCTCACGCCCCAACTCGACGGCGTGAAGGTCGAGGTGCCGTCGTTCTTCATTGCCGGCGCGCAGGATCCCGTCATCGCCATGGGCGGTCCCACTATCGGCCACCACGCCCTCAGCGATCACCGCGGTGACGTCCTCATCGACGACGCCGGTCACTGGGTCCAGCAGGAGAAGCCCGCCGAGACCAACGCCGCTCTTATCTCGTTCCTCAACGACGTCCACGGAAAGTAG
- a CDS encoding peroxiredoxin — protein sequence MALRLGDEAPDFTAGTTEGTINFYDWLGDSWGVLFSHPKDYTPICTTELGYVAKIKPEFDKRGVKVIGLSVDSAESHEGWAKDIEETQGTAVNFPMIADPDRKVADLYDMIHPNANDTLTVRSVFIIGPDKKVKLILTYPASTGRNFNEILRVIDSLQLTAKHKVATPANWQQGEDVVIGSAVTDEEAKELFPEGWNAVKPYLRVVPQPASK from the coding sequence ATGGCATTACGACTGGGCGACGAGGCCCCCGACTTCACGGCCGGGACGACGGAAGGCACGATCAACTTCTACGACTGGCTGGGCGATTCGTGGGGCGTGCTCTTCAGCCACCCCAAGGACTACACGCCGATCTGCACCACCGAGCTGGGATACGTCGCCAAGATCAAGCCGGAGTTCGACAAGCGCGGCGTCAAGGTGATCGGTCTGTCGGTCGACAGCGCCGAGAGCCACGAAGGCTGGGCCAAGGACATCGAAGAGACGCAGGGCACGGCCGTCAACTTCCCGATGATCGCGGACCCCGACCGCAAGGTCGCCGACCTCTACGACATGATCCACCCGAACGCCAACGACACCCTCACGGTGCGTTCGGTGTTCATCATCGGCCCGGACAAGAAGGTCAAGCTGATCCTGACCTATCCGGCGTCGACGGGCCGCAACTTCAACGAGATCCTGCGCGTCATCGACAGCCTGCAGCTCACGGCCAAGCACAAGGTCGCCACGCCGGCGAACTGGCAGCAGGGCGAAGACGTCGTCATCGGCTCGGCCGTCACCGACGAGGAAGCGAAGGAACTCTTCCCTGAGGGTTGGAACGCGGTGAAGCCGTACCTGCGCGTCGTGCCGCAGCCGGCGTCGAAGTAG
- a CDS encoding TetR family transcriptional regulator codes for MPTRVSSKPARRDVRWSGLEPDERRARRRALLVQAGFEILGSDGAAATTVRAVCQRAELNARYFYESFADIDALLIAVYDHVLTGLQEATAAVAASPDMAPIVVARIAVDAIVRFVDEDRRRARILYVEAVSNAALNRHRRATDIVAINALEQAAVEAAGAWPEGERVSQIGAAMLLGGMSEVLLDWVDGRIDVTRNQLVDDLAALGLALGEATEKIARARQRR; via the coding sequence TTGCCAACCCGCGTTTCTAGCAAACCCGCCCGGCGCGATGTCCGCTGGAGTGGCCTCGAGCCCGATGAGCGGCGCGCCCGCCGGCGCGCCCTGCTCGTCCAGGCGGGTTTCGAGATTCTCGGAAGCGACGGCGCGGCGGCCACCACGGTGCGCGCCGTGTGCCAGCGCGCCGAACTGAACGCCCGCTACTTCTACGAGAGCTTCGCCGACATCGACGCGCTGCTGATCGCCGTGTACGACCACGTGCTCACCGGGCTCCAGGAGGCGACAGCCGCAGTGGCGGCCTCGCCGGACATGGCCCCCATCGTGGTGGCGCGCATCGCGGTGGACGCCATCGTGCGCTTCGTCGACGAGGACCGCCGGCGGGCGCGCATCCTCTATGTCGAGGCGGTCAGCAACGCCGCGCTCAACCGCCATCGCCGCGCCACCGACATCGTCGCCATCAACGCCCTCGAGCAGGCGGCCGTCGAGGCGGCAGGCGCGTGGCCCGAAGGCGAGCGCGTGAGTCAGATCGGGGCAGCGATGCTGCTCGGCGGCATGAGCGAGGTGCTCCTCGACTGGGTCGACGGCCGCATCGACGTGACGCGCAACCAACTCGTCGACGACCTCGCCGCACTCGGTCTCGCGCTGGGAGAAGCGACCGAGAAGATCGCCAGGGCACGCCAGCGTCGCTAG